CGTGCTCAAGCGCCTGCCCGAGCTGGAGGTCGACTTCATCGACACCGCCGACAGCTATGGCCCGTTCGTCAGCGAGGACCTGATCGCCGAAGCCCTGGCGCCCTACCCCAAGAGCGTGATCGCCACCAAGGGCGGCCTGACCCGCGTCGGCCCCGGCGCCTGGCCGCCCGTCGGCCGTCCGGAATATCTGCGCCAGTGCGTGCTGATGAGCCTGCGCCGGCTGAAGATCGAGCGCATCGACTTGTGGCAGTTGCACCGCATCGACGCCAAGGTGCCGCGCGACGAGCAGTTCGGGGTGATCGCCGACATGCAGAAGGAAGGCCTGATCCGCCACGCGGGCCTCAGCCAGGTCAGCGTCGAGGAGATCCAGGCGGCCCAGAAGCACTTCAAGGTCGCCACGGTGCAGAACCTCTACAACTTGACCGACCGGACCAGCGAGGCGGTGCTCGACCACTGCGAGGCCGAGGGCATCGGCTTCATTCCCTGGTATCCGCTGGCCTCGGGCGACCTGGCCAAGCCCGGCGGCGTGCTCGACGCGATCGTCCACAAGACCGGCGCCACGCCCAGCCAGATCGCCCTGGCCTGGGTGCTCAAGCGCAGCCCGGTGATGCTGCCCATCCCCGGCAC
The window above is part of the Caulobacter soli genome. Proteins encoded here:
- a CDS encoding aldo/keto reductase; the protein is MTTTPSAAASGQFRIGGDLPVNRLGFGAMRITGPGIWGEPEDRDEALRVLKRLPELEVDFIDTADSYGPFVSEDLIAEALAPYPKSVIATKGGLTRVGPGAWPPVGRPEYLRQCVLMSLRRLKIERIDLWQLHRIDAKVPRDEQFGVIADMQKEGLIRHAGLSQVSVEEIQAAQKHFKVATVQNLYNLTDRTSEAVLDHCEAEGIGFIPWYPLASGDLAKPGGVLDAIVHKTGATPSQIALAWVLKRSPVMLPIPGTSKVKHLEDNVAAAGITLSDEDFAALDKAAKA